Proteins from a single region of Streptomyces sp. HUAS 15-9:
- a CDS encoding transglycosylase SLT domain-containing protein, whose amino-acid sequence MFAAAQPRRTNRLVRKLAVVGTGAAVLALPLIGATTASAAPAATPAAAATAETTLAGYPNNLDGWIRESLAIMKERHIPGSYNGIYRNIMRESSGNPRAINLWDSNAAKGIPSKGLLQVIDPTFNAYHVVGTSFDIYDPVANITAACNYAAARYGSMDNVFGAY is encoded by the coding sequence ATGTTCGCTGCCGCTCAGCCCCGCCGCACCAACCGCCTCGTCCGCAAGCTCGCCGTCGTCGGCACCGGCGCCGCGGTGCTCGCCCTCCCGCTCATCGGCGCGACCACGGCCTCGGCCGCCCCCGCCGCCACGCCCGCCGCGGCCGCCACGGCCGAGACGACCCTGGCCGGCTACCCGAACAACCTCGACGGCTGGATCCGTGAGTCCCTCGCCATCATGAAGGAACGGCACATTCCGGGCTCGTACAACGGCATCTACCGCAACATCATGCGTGAGTCGTCGGGCAACCCGCGGGCCATCAACCTGTGGGACTCCAACGCGGCCAAGGGCATCCCGTCCAAGGGCCTGCTCCAGGTCATCGACCCGACGTTCAACGCGTACCACGTGGTCGGGACGTCGTTCGACATCTACGACCCGGTCGCCAACATCACCGCCGCCTGCAACTACGCGGCCGCGCGGTACGGCTCGATGGACAACGTCTTCGGCGCGTACTGA